ACCAATGCTGGTAGACATTCCTATGCATGCTTTTGATAAATATTTGAAGTACAATGCTTGCTTACATCCGAAGAAGCAAGTGTTTTCTAAAATGAATTCACCGTGCATCTTTCTGCAGGTTTCAGGAGTTCAGGATTGGTGCCAGTAAACTCTCTTTGCTGATTCATATAGGGGGAAATGATAAGGAAAATACGGGGCAAAAATATAAAAAGAACCACAATGAAAATGCTCATGGATGCTTCAATTGCAAAAGTAAGACAGACAGACTAGCTTACATCAGGCCCAGGAAGTATTGATATATATGAACAAACTTGGTCTGTTTTAGGTTCAGCCTAAAGTCCACAAGAATATAACAGATGAGCCAAAACCTACCTGAAGATCAATTTTGATCACTTGACAAAGAATTTTGGATGGAATATCAGATGAGGGCATCTGCTGTTCTAACTCCTGATGCACCCAAGCTCCAAGCTACATGTAGAAGAGATATTGTAAATTGTAAGACCAAAGACATCATACAATGGCAGGCAAAAGATATCTCTAATGAAACTCATTGTAGATCAAAGACACCAGAGAATGACACACAATCATTTTGTTCTGCTGTATATGATTCAAATTTCCTGAAGCAATGAGATGCAGAGTGTAAAAGAGAAAAACTATCAATAGTATCTTCCTGCCTACCATATCCAGAAACACAAAATAAAACATCAAGAAAATCAATGTTAGTAAAATCAACTCACAGGAAGTTCACTAAATCACTAACAGATGATGAATTGATAAGTCAACGAATCAGTGGCCATGCTCCTTAGTGTTGCTGGTGCTCGAAGTGGCAGTGCTCCTCCGGAAGAGCAACAAGGTTGGAAAAGATCATGCCGCCATCATGGCAGAGACGATCAATGGAGCTGGTCTTCATGTAATTGGCGTGGTAACTGTCCAAAGCTTTCTGCACCTGTTTCTTCACGTAATCGATTGATAGCATCGGCTTTACCTAGTTGGGCACTTCCTTCACTTTCAACTCCTTTATCTCGCTGTAGAACTTACTCAGCGCCATTTCCTTTGGAATTTTTGGATAAATTTACGACTttttgaaattgatgaaatagaTTTGCAAATTGGGGATCTGAATAGAGAGAGACGACCTCGGACGATTGGCACTGAATAGTTATGCGCTTGTAATCGCCTCTAGTTAGAAGCGAATTTATGAAACGCCAAAAAGGATGTTCAATCAAACACCAGCTCTCCAAGGGCAGACGACCCTGTGAATTTAAAAGTAAATCCTACAAGGAAAAGGTTTACATATACTATATATGCTGCCTACCAAAGGATTCTACCGTACCATTCTCACTCATCAATCCACTGTAATCTGTATTGGCCCATTATGGATTGGGTTAACAGGAAGTGCTTGGAGAAGGTTTCTATGGCTCTGTCTTCTTAgccatatcaatcaatataatttCATCACCGCTTATTGTGTAGACTGCACAGATAATAAATTTTTTCTCTCTacagaaaaaattaaaaattttactttGTCATTTTAACTCCGAAGGAATTATTCAATGTTATAAGCATAACTTTTCATCTGGTTGGAGACTTTGGAAGCACAAAACCCTGATGGAGGTCAAGATTCAACAAAGCTAGTCGATTTTGAAAGGAGATTGAAGACTCACGCTGGATTTATTTCTTGATTAGAgattttttcttttgaatttgtcTTATTTTAGGATTTATTTTTATTGTGATTGCAATGATTCTAGGTCTATGATAAACAATTGTTATGAATTTTGATTTTATGAGGAGCTACATTTTCAACTAGGGCATGTaggttgaatttaattttaatttcagaaattttgtattaattttctttatttatataattatttattatttgtacTTATACTTTTGGATATCAACCATTGTGGCATTTAATTGATTTCAACTAGCAACGAAAAGGAAGGAAAATTGTGTATTTGTAAATAATAGTAATAGATATAACAGAAATAATAATTGGAGTGAGAGCAAAACATTTGATATGTGAAATTTTGGAAATAATCATAGTGGTTAGtgaattaattacaatttattttattattgggaaATAGATTATGGGCTTGGGAGAAATCTCAGGTTCGAGTATGGGGATTGTAAGTGTACCATTTGATTTGGGGTCTTGCAGCTCGCTATCTGGCTTCCGTGATTTCCAAGCTATTATGGGTATCTAGGGAGTGATTAATCTGATTGGCTAATAGCTGGGATACATCTCCtgatggtaaaaaaaaaaaaaaatttgaatggctaaataaaataaatagaattgATAATTATACCATATTACTTTTCATGATTTCGTGCATTTATGAAATTACAGTATCATTATTGAAGTATTTATATGGGCAATTTAGATTATTAGGTTGTGGATAGAGAGATAACAGGGGAGAgagaaattaattcaaaaatattatttttaattaattaaaatcttttcTTGATAAGTGTTAAATTActagagataaaatataaaattttaatttaataagggTCACAtcataaaaaataacttaaaaccAACTATTATAGGTCATCCaaaatttttattacttaaattgAAGATAAGTGTtttgaattataaaatttaaatttaaatacttcATTATTATACACCCTTAAATCTTTTCCTTAAATGTGTTAAATTAAtgaagataaaataaaaattttaatttattgagaGTCACAtcatcaaaaataatttaaaaaccaACTATTATAAGTTATACAAGAGTTTTGTTGCTTAAATTGAAGATAAATGttttgaatttcaaattaaaatttaagtatttCATTATTATATACGCCTAAGTTAATCAACCAAGCTCACCTCAAGGGCTCAAATTCTAATCCATTACTGCATGCTTTAATTTTccttttggaattttttttttcatataagtATAAACACAATATAAACAAAATAAAAGTACAGTTTTTTACTAATTAGTATTgtatatatcattttattttaagaaagataaattaaataaaaataaaaaaataacatatttaatttaagaaaataaaactaaatatACAATTGCATATAAACACAAGGGACTTTGATGTTTTTGTCATTTTccttaaagaaattaaaaataaatcctATAAGGAAAATGATAATATATGTTATACTATTTATCCAAGGATTTTATATACTGTACTGTTCTTACTCATCCAAGGATtctaaatttcttttttattatttaatgttATCGTGGGCaaatcttttttattttaatttaataaaataataaacttTAAAGATATAATTGTATACCCACAAGGGCTTTTAATGTATTTATCTTCCTTTccttaaagaaattaaaaataaatcctACAAGGAAAAGGATTATATATACTAAATCCTACAAGGAAATGGATTATATATACTATCTATATACACCACCTACGCAAGGATTCTATTGTACTATTCTCGCTCATAATCCACTATAACCTGTATTCGCTCACTATGGACTGGGTTCGTGGGAAGTGCTTGGGGAAAAGATCCTACGGCTCTATCTTCTTGGCCATACCGACCAACATTATTTCCCCTCCTCTTGCTGTGAAGTCTGCGCTGATAATAGATTCTTTCTCTctgcagaaagaattgaagattTTGCTTAGTCTTTTTGGCTCTGAAGGATTTATTCAATGCTATAGAGACTGTTTGAGTCATGAGAATGGTATGACAATTTATAACTTACTACTGGAATATGCTCCTGGTGGTAGCCTTGTAGACTTGATAAACAAATATGAGAGAAAAATACTTAAATGTGATGTGAGGTTATACACTCAGACGATTCTTAAAGAGTTATCATCCATACATAATAATAGATATGTTCATTGTGATCTTAAGCCTACCAATAtccttgttttcctttttgatcaACAAGAATTAAGCCAACTCAAGATTACAGATTTTGGCTTAGCAAAAGAGCCTGATGAAGACGATTCAAGGAAATTCTTTTACCAGTACACTTTCCGTGGAACTCCCTTGTACATGTCTCTTGAATTTGTAAAGCTTATTGAGATATCACCAGCTTTAAATATTTGATCTCTGGGTTGCATTATTATTGAGATGGTCACAGGAAAGCCACCATGGCATAAATTGGATGTAGAAGACATTGAATAATTGATGAATTATGATTGCATCGTTGAAAAATTGACACCAAAAGTACTAGAATCAAattgaataatttatttttaaaattaattattattaaatcttaaattaaagtttaaaatataaaatataatgaaaattgaGTAAGAAATGAGTCCAAGATAAATCAAAGAAAAACAAGCTCAAGATGAAACCACAATTGATAAATAAAATTGAATCAAACTAAACCAAATCAGATTGATTTGGTCTAGTctgctaaaaattttaattttttcaatttgattcgatttttcaatTTTCTCCCTAATTCTGTTTGGTTTGGCCTGCTAAaaattttggtttatttggaTATTTGATTTTCCAAACTGAACCAACCGATGCTCACCCCTATTCAGTCATGAGTAATAATGACCTCTTCAAGCAAACCTTGCTGCTGTACGTTGTAGCTGGCGCATCCATCTGAGAATAACTTGAGAAACATGATGTGCTGAAGCTAACTTAGAGGAGATAGGATCAGCTGAACACCACAGGCAGATGCTGGGGACATTTTACACACTGCAAATTTTACCGCCATTGGATATGTGCTTTTGATTCTGTGTGGCTTGATGCCAGCAGCTTCCTGGGAGTAGATATACTCGCCTCATCTTCTCGATAGCTTCTCATATTACATGAAAAAGCTTTCCATATTCAATTTGTCTACCGAAACTGACGAGGAGATATTTTCATAAATAATTGATTAAGAGAAACTACAAGAGACAATTCAGGGATTCTGTTGGAAATGATTCAGATGTCCAATTCAATTCCTGGTCTTCATTGTGATTCAGAAGAAACCTTGCGAATTATTGATGGGCATATGCACACACCACCTGTTCACATACCTTTGTTATAAATATCATGCATTGCAACCACGTATGATTACAAAAGATAGACatatagaaaaataaaactaagagAACAATGCATTTTATGTAACAGATGATATTATTAGCGAGGAAGTAAAGCTTTGATTTCCCATCCATTTACTTGAGACTGGTTGGGCATTGAAGAGCTCATATTGGTAAGCAAAGATGAGGGCCTCCCTCATCTCAGTATTGAGATAACTTAGGGTAAAGTCATGCATTTGATTATTAGTTTAATGCAATCCAAAATGTTTCTATTAAGTGTAAGTGCTGAAAAAACTTGATCTGTCTGTAGAGACGATTAACAAAGTGAGCTAATTTCTAATTCTATAAATGTAAGTGTTGGCACTCCAATTTATCAGTCAAGTGAATTAAATTGGGAATTTGATATGGAAGTTTCACTTGAATTTTCTAGATACACCTGCACTCTTTGCCAAAGGGAATTATCCTAGGtgctaataattaaaattctgccattaaagtAAGCATCGTTCAGTTCAAATTGGAAAACCAAATCgaatttggttttttttttttttccagtttGGTTTGGTTTGCAAGTAATAATGTTAATTCAATTAGGTTTGGTTTAGGGGGGAAAAACAAATTAATGAAACTGACTAgaattatgtgtgtgtgtgtgtgtgtgtattaatATTAAAAACCAATGATCCAAATCAAATTATTTCTATTCGGTTTGATTTAACTACTGAAATGGATTCAGTTGAATTTAGTTCAGTTTTATTAAATTTCGAACTGAATAGGACCTGCTGAATGCTCAACCCTACAATGAGGAGCTAAATGAAGTCCTATCATCTTCTTTATTGGTAAGGTCCTTAGTGGATGGTTGAGCCTTCCAAAATTTGGTTTGAGAAGTAGGTTCCTATTTTTATAGATATTTCTCAAGGGAAAACAATTAATCTAGAATTAGGACTTGGATTTGAGCAATAGAACAATTGCCatgtgatgcatgcattttatatcatcatttaggtgtaatttttgcacataatttacccttgttcatagctattattatagatattaacatatatgtagtcaattttataatttttacacttcttagtttaatttttggaatttatttgttttttaggttaaatttgaaaaaatttggtgtattttgatcagagtagccatttggaggaaattagagttgaattgcaaaaatttttgaagttgagctAAAATGGCCGAGCTTCACAACTCATAAAGACAACcgatttagcttatgtcgcagttgTGTCGATCGGCCGATATGCACGGCTTTTTCTGTGCCGCAGTTACACAACCTACGATTGACAACCCGCCGTATTAACAACCTGGCCATTCAGCTTATGTCGCTTTTAATGGAAATGGCCGACGTGGCATTTTCGTTACTCACGATTTTATACCTCACTTTCTTTGAGATCTTTcaccccttttacccattctaggcagATATCTGACCCATATTTTAAACCTCCTTTATCTATTTCTTTCCATAAGAAGGaaggaggcatttttggcaagaaaggcggagagaaagagaggagcaTCGTGAAGGCATTTCTGCAGCAACTGAAGATGGGCCATTTTTCTCAGACTCTCCAGCCAGCCAGGATGACAAGATTCTTCTAGGTTTTTCTACTCCTTAGCTTTGATtctcattatttcttcattttatACACTTGGGTTTCTGTCTTGAAACTATGATTTGTAgtagttatttgagattctagagatgggtttataAATATTAAGCTTCTTTGTATTGTGGTTTCTTTGGGGCTGGATGAATCATTTTAAATGAGGTTTTATTTAAgatttttgatttattgcttgtatgaGTCTTGTTTTGCCTTAGCTTGATAAactgggccctcattaagttaaactttaatccttaatagatggactgaaagaAGTGAATATTTGGGGATGATATAATCTTgtaataaacttagttttcttgcgTTAGAGATACTAAGAGTGACAGTTTttactttccaaaatcaattagagctttaattgctTCTTTGTTAAAGAAgatcgtgaaaacagggtttgatttaatgaataccaactttgaaatgcttgaaaaggtTTCAAAGATGTAAGAATTGAtttcctcaaaattgcaattctcatatgtttggctaaattaggataaaccacatgcaaacaatattgaaaactaacttagaatcactttaattcttatcgaatttagatttaattcctcacttacataaatagaaatttgaaattaaatttttgcaatctagtttaattaatttagttaattgtttgatttagtttaaatNNNNNNNNNNNNNNNNNNNNNNNNNNNNNNNNNNNNNNNNNNNNNNNNNNNNNNNNNNNNNNNNNNNNNNNNNNNNNNNNNNNNNNNNNNNNNNNNNNNNNNNNNNNNNNNNNNNNNNNNNNNNNNNNNNNNNNNNNNNNNNNNNNNNNNNNNNNNNNNNNNNNNNNNNNNNNNNNNNNNNNNNNNNNNNNNNNNNNNNNNNNNNNNNNNNNNNNNNNNNNNNNNNNNNNNNNNNNNNNNNNNNNNNNNNNNNNNNNNNNNNNNNNNNNNNNNNNNNNNNNNNNNNNNNNNNNNNNNNNNNNNNNNNNNNNNNNNNNNNNNNNNNNNNNNNNNNNNNNNNNNNNNNNNNNNNNNNNNNNNNNNNNNNNNNNNNNNNNNNNNNNNNNNNNNNNNNNNNNNNNNNNNNNNNNNNNNNNNNNNNNNNNNNNNNNNNNNNNNNNNNNNNNNNNNNNNNNNNNNNNNNNNNNNNNNNNNNNNNNNNNNNNNNNNNNNNNNNNNNNNNNNNNNNNNNNNNNNNNNNNNNNNNNNNNNNNNNNNNNNNNNNNNNNNNNNNNNNNNNNNNNNNNNNNNNNNNNNNNNNNNNNNNNNNNNNNNNNNNNNNNNNNNNNNNNNNNNNNNNNNNNNNNNNNNNNNNNNNNNNNNNNNNNNNNNNNNNNNNNNNNNNNNNNNNNNNNNNNNNNNNNNNNNNNNNNNNNNNNNNNNNNNNNNNNNNNNNNNNNNNNNNNNNNNNNNNNNNNNNNNNNNNNNNNNNNNNNNNNNNNNNNNNNNNNNNNNNNNNNNNNNNNNNNNNNNNNNNNNNNNNNNNNNNNNNNNNNNNNNNNNNNNNNNNNNNNNNNNNNNNNNNNNNNNNNNNNNNNNNNNNNNNNNNNNNNNNNNNNNNNNNNNNNNNNNNNNNNNNNNNNNNNNNNNNNNNNNNNNNNNNNNNNNNNNNNNNNNNNNNNNNNNNNNNNNNNNNNNNNNNNNNNNNNNNNNNNNNNNNNNNNNNNNNNNNNNNNNNNNNNNNNNNNNNNNNNNNNNNNNNNNNNNNNNNNNNNNNNNNNNNNNNNNNNNNNNNNNNNNNNNNNNNNNNNNNNNNNNNNNNNNNNNNNNNNNNNNNNNNNNNNNNNNNNNNNNNNNNNNNNNNNNNNNNNNNNNNNNNNNNNNNNNNNNNNNNNNNNNNNNNNNNNNNNNNNNNNNNNNNNNNNNNNNNNNNNNNNNNNNNNNNNNNNNNNNNNNNNNNNNNNNNNNNNNNNNNNNNNNNNNNNNNNNNNNNNNNNNNNNNNNNNNNNNNNNNNNNNNNNNNNNNNNNNNNNNNNNNNNNNNNNNNNNNNNNNNNNNNNNNNNNNNNNNNNNNNNNNNNNNNNNNNNNNNNNNNNNNNNNNNNNNNNNNNNNNNNNNNNNNNNNNNNNNNNNNNNNNNNNNNNNNNNNNNNNNNNNNNNNNNNNNNNNNNNNNNNNNNNNNNNNNNNNNNNNNNNNNNNNNNNNNNNNNNNNNNNNNNNNNNNNNNNNNNNNNNNNNNNNNNNNNNNNNNNNNNNNNNNNNNNNNNNNNNNNNNNNNNNNNNNNNNNNNNNNNNNNNNNNNNNNNNNNNNNNNNNNNNNNNNNNNNNNNNNNNNNNNNNNNNNNNNNNNNNNNNNNNNNNNNNNNNNNNNNNNNNNNNNNNNNNNNNNNNNNNNNNNNNNNNNNNNNNNNNNNNNNNNNNNNNNNNNNNNNNNNNNNNNNNNNNNNNNNNNNNNNNNNNNNNNNNNNNNNNNNNNNNNNNNNNNNNNNNNNNNNNNNNNNNNNNNNNNNNNNNNNNNNNNNNNNNNNNNNNNNNNNNNNNNNNNNNNNNNNNNNNNNNNNNNNNNNNNNNNNNNNNNNNNNNNNNNNNNNNNNNNNNNNNNNNNNNNNNNNNNNNNNNNNNNNNNNNNNNNNNNNNNNNNNNNNNNNNNNNNNNNNNNNNNNNNNNNNNNNNNNNNNNNNNNNNNNNNNNNNNNNNNNNNNNNNNNNNNNNNNNNNNNNNNNNNNNNNNNNNNNNNNNNNNNNNNNNNNNNNNNNNNNNNNNNNNNNNNNNNNNNNNNNNNNNNNNNNNNNNNNNNNNNNNNNNNNNNNNNNNNNNNNNNNNNNNNNNNNNNNNNNNNNNNNNNNNNNNNNNNNNNNNNNNNNNNNNNNNNNNNNNNNNNNNNNNNNNNNNNNNNNNNNNNNNNNNNNNNNNNNNNNNNNNNNNNNNNNNNNNNNNNNNNNNNNNNNNNNNNNNNNNNNNNNNNNNNNNNNNNNNNNNNNNNNNNNNNNNNNNNNNNNNNNNNNNNNNNNNNNNNNNNNNNNNNNNNNNNNNNNNNNNNNNNNNNNNNNNNNNNNNNNNNNNNNNNNNNNNNNNNNNNNNNNNNNNNNNNNNNNNNNNNNNNNNNNNNNNNNNNNNNNNNNNNNNNNNNNNNNNNNNNNNNNNNNNNNNNNNNNNNNNNNNNNNNNNNNNNNNNNNNNNNNNNNNNNNNNNNNNNNNNNNNNNNNNNNNNNNNNNNNNNNNNNNNNNNNNNNNNNNNNNNNNNNNNNNNNNNNNNNNNNNNNNNNNNNNNNNNNNNNNNNNNNNNNNNNNNNNNNNNNNNNNNNNNNNNNNNNNNNNNNNNNNNNNNNNNNNNNNNNNNNNNNNNNNNNNNNNNNNNNNNNNNNNNNNNNNNNNNNNNNNNNNNNNNNNNNNNNNNNNNNNNNNNNNNNNNNNNNNNNNNNNNNNNNNNNNNNNNNNNNNNNNNNNNNNNNNNNNNNNNNNNNNNNNNNNNNNNNNNNNNNNNNNNNNNNNNNNNNNNNNNNNNNNNNNNNNNNNNNNNNNNNNNNNNNNNNNNNNNNNNNNNNNNNNNNNNNNNNNNNNNNNNNNNNNNNNNNNNNNNNNNNNNNNNNNNNNNNNNNNNNNNNNNNNNNNNNNNNNNNNNNNNNNNNNNNNNNNNNNNNNNNNNNNNNNNNNNNNNNNNNNNNNNNNNNNNNNNNNNNNNNNNNNNNNNNNNNNNNNNNNNNNNNNNNNNNNNNNNNNNNNNNNNNNNNNNNNNNNNNNNNNNNNNNNNNNNNNNNNNNNNNNNNNNNNNNNNNNNNNNNNNNNNNNNNNNNNNNNNNNNNNNNNNNNNNNNNNNNNNNNNNNNNNNNNNNNNNNNNNNNNNNNNNNNNNNNNNNNNNNNNNNNNNNNNNNNNNNNNNNNNNNNNNNNNNNNNNNNNNNNNNNNNNNNNNNNNNNNNNNNNNNNNNNNNNNNNNNNNNNNNNNNNNNNNNNNNNNNNNNNNNNNNNNNNNNNNNNNNNNNNNNNNNNNNNNNNNNNNNNNNNNNNNNNNNNNNNNNNNNNNNNNNNNNNNNNNNNNNNNNNNNNNNNNNNNNNNNNNNNNNNNNNNNNNNNNNNNNNNNNNNNNNNNNNNNNNNNNNNNNNNNNNNNNNNNNNNNNNNNNNNNNNNNNNNNNNNNNNNNNNNNNNNNNNNNNNNNNNNNNNNNNNNNNNNNNNNNNNNNNNNNNNNNNNNNNNNNNNNNNNNNNNNNNNNNNNNNNNNNNNNNNNNNNNNNNNNNNNNNNNNNNNNNNNNNNNNNNNNNNNNNNNNNNNNNNNNNNNNNNNNNNNNNNNNNNNNNNNNNNNNNNNNNNNNNNNNNNNNNNNNNNNNNNNNNNNNNNNNNNNNNNNNNNNNNNNNNNNNNNNNNNNNNNNNNNNNNNNNNNNNNNNNNNNNNNNNNNNNNNNNNNNNNNNNNNNNNNNNNNNNNNNNNNNNNNNNNNNNNNNNNNNNNNNNNNNNNNNNNNNNNNNNNNNNNNNNNNNNNNNNNNNNNNNNNNNNNNNNNNNNNNNNNNNNNNNNNNNNNNNNNNNNNNNNNNNNNNNNNNNNNNNNNNNNNNNNNNNNNNNNNNNNNNNNNNNNNNNNNNNNNNNNNNNNNNNNNNNNNNNNNNNNNNNNNNNNNNNNNNNNNNNNNNNNNNNNNNNNNNNNNNNNNNNNNNNNNNNNNNNNNNNNNNNNNNNNNNNNNNNNNNNNNNNNNNNNNNNNNNNNNNNNNNNNNNNNNNNNNNNNNNNNNNNNNNNNNNNNNNNNNNNNNNNNNNNNNNNNNNNNNNNNNNNNNNNNNNNNNNNNNNNNNNNNNNNNNNNNNNNNNNNNNNNNNNNNNNNNNNNNNNNNNNNNNNNNNNNNNNNNNNNNNNNNNNNNNNNNNNNNNNNNNNNNNNNNNNNNNNNNNNNNNNNNNNNNNNNNNNNNNNNNNNNNNNNNNNNNNNNNNNNNNNNNNNNNNNNNNNNNNNNNNNNNNNNNNNNNNNNNNNNNNNNNNNNNNNNNNNNNNNNNNNNNNNNNNNNNNNNNNNNNNNNNNNNNNNNNNNNNNNNNNNNNNNNNNNNNNNNNNNNNNNNNNNNNNNNNNNNNNNNNNNNNNNNNNNNNNNNNNNNNNNNNNNNNNNNNNNNNNNNNNNNNNNNNNNNNNNNNNNNNNNNNNNNNNNNNNNNNNNNNNNNNNNNNNNNNNNNNNNNNNNNNNNNNNNNNNNNNNNNNNNNNNNNNNNNNNNNNNNNNNNNNNNNNNNNNNNNNNNNNNNNNNNNNNNNNNNNNNNNNNNNNNNNNNNNNNNNNNNNNNNNNNNNNNNNNNNNNNNNNNNNNNNNNNNNNNNNNNNNNNNNNNNNNNNNNNNNNNNNNNNNNNNNNNNNNNNNNNNNNNNNNNNNNNNNNNNNNNNNNNNNNNNNNNNNNNNNNNNNNNNNNNNNNNNNNNNNNNNNNNNNNNNNNNNNNNNNNNNNNNNNNNNNNNNNNNNNNNNNNNNNNNNNNNNNNNNNNNNNNNNNNNNNNNNNNNNNNNNNNNNNNNNNNNNNNNNNNNNNNNNNNNNNNNNNNNNNNNNNNNNNNNNNNNNNNNNNNNNNNNNNNNNNNNNNNNNNNNNNNNNNNNNNNNNNNNNNNNNNNNNNNNNNNNNNNNNNNNNNNNNNNNNNNNNNNNNNNNNNNNNNNNNNNNNNNNNNNNNNNNNNNNNNNNNNNNNNNNNNNNNNNNNNNNNNNNNNNNNNNNNNNNNNNNNNNNNNNNNNNNNNNNNNNNNNNNNNNNNNNNNNNNNNNNNNNNNNNNNNNNNNNNNNNNNNNNNNNNNNNNNNNNNNNNNNNNNNNNNNNNNNNNNNNNNNNNNNNNNNNNNNNNNNNNNNNNNNNNNNNNNNNNNNNNNNNNNNNNNNNNNNNNNNNNNNNNNNNNNNNNNNNNNNNNNNNNNNNNNNNNNNNNNNNNNNNNNNNNNNNNNNNNNNNNNNNNNNNNNNNNNNNNNNNNNNNNNNNNNNNNNNNNNNNNNNNNNNNNNNNNNNNNNNNNNNNNNNNNNNNNNNNNNNNNNNNNNNNNNNNNNNNNNNNNNNNNNNNNNNNNNNNNNNNNNNNNNNNNNNNNNNNNNNNNNNNNNNNNNNNNNNNNNNNNNNNNNNNNNNNNNNNNNNNNNNNNNNNNNNNNNNNNNNNNNNNNNNNNNNNNNNNNNNNNNNNNNNNNNNNNNNNNNNNNNNNNNNNNNNNNNNNNNNNNNNNNNNNNNNNNNNNNNNNNNNNNNNNNNNNNNNNNNNNNNNNNNNNNNNNNNNNNNNNNNNNNNNNNNNNNNNNNNNNNNNNNNNNNNNNNNNNNNNNNNNNNNNNNNNNNNNNNNNNNNNNNNNNNNNNNNNNNNNNNNNNNNNNNNNNNNNNNNNNNNNNNNNNNNNNNNNNNNNNNNNNNNNNNNNNNNNNNNNNNNNNNNNNNNNNNNNNNNNNNNNNNNNNNNNNNNNNNNNNNNNNNNNNNNNNNNNNNNNNNNNNNNNNNNNNNNNNNNNNNNNNNNNNNNNNNNNNNNNNNNNNNNNNNNNNNNNNNNNNNNNNNNNNNNNNNNNNNNNNNNNNNNNN
Above is a genomic segment from Hevea brasiliensis isolate MT/VB/25A 57/8 chromosome 17, ASM3005281v1, whole genome shotgun sequence containing:
- the LOC131175306 gene encoding mitogen-activated protein kinase kinase kinase 17-like, producing the protein MDWVRGKCLGKRSYGSIFLAIPTNIISPPLAVKSALIIDSFSLQKELKILLSLFGSEGFIQCYRDCLSHENGMTIYNLLLEYAPGGSLVDLINKYERKILKCDVRLYTQTILKELSSIHNNRYVHCDLKPTNILVFLFDQQELSQLKITDFGLAKEPDEDDSRKFFYQYTFRGTPLYMSLEFVKLIEISPALNI